One Micropterus dolomieu isolate WLL.071019.BEF.003 ecotype Adirondacks linkage group LG23, ASM2129224v1, whole genome shotgun sequence DNA window includes the following coding sequences:
- the prdm15 gene encoding PR domain zinc finger protein 15 isoform X4: MAEQTPDEFIWCEDCGQYHDSECPELGPLVTVPDSFVLSRARSSLPNSLEIRHVADGEEGVFVLRRLVKRTRFGPFEAKRVPHLEKEGAFPLKIFQKDGVVVCFDSSSEEDCNWMMLVRPATDHKHQNLTAYQQDDGVYFNTSQDVLPGTELRVWYGAFYAKKMEKSTLKPPLEPPPPPSETSEKTGAPMPPVAEEHNAGNMLSHLDEVKTATVLPVNPHLPQDESPVGPNEEERDPLAARPGPKRGQGRGRRAKGRRPGATATASKNKEVKPPVQSSEPVASDAAEVASAAESSSSLLSAPDSGAVLKRHKAREHKRVYRCSLCNKVFQNSSNLNRHIRSHGDKLFKCDECDKLFSRKESLKQHISYKHSKNVPDHEYKYKCNTCEKSFRLENALKFHNCRTDDKTFQCDICSRFFSTNSNLSKHKKKHGEKLYSCEICNKMFYRKDVMQEHHRRHGVGPKHMKREELEANGEEGTKYRKEPSPCPICGKVFSCRSNMNKHLLTHGDKKYTCEICARKFFRVDVLRDHIHVHFKDIALMDEQEREGFIKKIGISAGDSDESDDDEEEDGPEHHKYNCKKCQLSFAKGREYLKHIMEQHKERGYGCGICNRRFALKATYNAHLVIHREQLPDPAVQKYIHPCEICGRIFNSIGNLERHKIIHTGVKSHSCDKCNKSFARKDMLKEHLRVHDDIRDFLCAECGKGMKTKHALRHHMKLHKGIKEYECKACNRKFAQKVNMLKHYKRHTGIKDFMCELCGKTFSERTTLETHKLIHTVGKTWTCATCDKKYLTEYMLQKHVHLTHEKVEAQSCHLCGTKVSTRASMNRHLRRKHPEVVSVRIDEFDDFQETSMIHDSSISIGQPTLSLEKDAAHPERPSRPSRHPKKKQRVQAEPELSESDEYVDFPEARHEPMAEFNTVIVGEETETSSAVQSIQQVVVLADSSVPSVSSPNSSVGLTNITVTPITSHAPAQFTSLQPVAVGHLTASDRPLTLDNSILTVTFDTVSGSAMLHNRPAELVPETVGPGGGAAPQSVAHFINVTTLVNPMGHQLEAPTLAWRPVPAAEASQVTAMAEGAQGESQEAQNQGPEPGRPNQSQPPTPQQQSSSGQQMFSY, translated from the exons ATGGCTGAGCAGACGCCAGATGAGTTCATCT gGTGTGAGGACTGTGGCCAGTACCATGACTCTGAGTGTCCTGAGCTGGGACCGCTGGTGACCGTCCCGGACTCCTTTGTCCTCAGCCGGGCCCG GTCGTCTTTGCCAAACAGCTTGGAGATCAGACATGTGGCTGACGGGGAGGAGGGCGTGTTCGTTCTGCGCCGGCTGGTCAAGAGGACCCGTTTTGGGCCCTTTGAAGCTAAAAGGGTCCCCCATCTGGAGAAGGAAGGAGCGTTCCCTCTGAAG ATCTTCCAGAAGGATGGCGTGGTGGTGTGTTTTGACTCCAGCAGCGAGGAAGACTGCAACTGGATGATGCTGGTACGACCTGCCACTGACCACAAACACCAGAATCTGACGGCCTACCAGCAGGACGATGGCGTGTACTTCAACACCTCCCAG gATGTGCTGCCAGGAACAGAGCTGAGGGTCTGGTACGGAGCTTTCTATGCCAAGAAGATGGAGAAGTCCACACTTAAGCCTCCACTTGAGCCACCGCCACCTCCATCAG AGACCTCAGAGAAAACTGGCGCGCCCATGCCCCCAGTGGCTGAAGAACACAATGCAG GCAATATGCTGAGTCACCTCGATGAGGTGAAGACGGCAACGGTGCTCCCAGTCAACCCGCACCTGCCCCAGGACGAGAGTCCGGTCGGCCCCAACGAAGAGGAGCGTGACCCCCTGGCAGCTCGACCGGGCCCCAAGAGAGGGCAGGGCCGAGGGAGGAGAGCTAAGGGACGCAGGCCTGGAGCTACGGCAACAGCGAGCAAAAACAAAG AAGTGAAGCCCCCGGTGCAGAGCTCAGAGCCGGTGGCCTCCGACGCGGCGGAGGTGGCGTCAGCAgcggagagcagcagcagcctgctgAGCGCGCCAGACAGCGGGGCTGTCCTGAAGAGACACAAAGCCAGAGAGCACAAGAGGGTGTACCGCTGCTCCCTCTGCAACAAGGTCTTCCAGAACAGCAGCAACCTCAACAGACACATCCGATCTCACG GTGATAAGCTGTTCAAATGTGATGAATGTGACAAGTTGTTCAGCCGCAAGGAGAGTCTAAAGCAGCACATCTCTTATAAGCACAGCAAGAACGTA CCTGACCACGAgtacaaatataaatgcaacacGTGTGAGAAATCCTTTCGCCTGGAAAATGCCTTAAAGTTCCATAACTGCCGGACAG ACGACAAGACGTTCCAGTGCGATATCTGCTCGCGGTTCTTCTCAACCAACAGCAACCTTTCCAAGCACAAGAAGAAGCACGGCGAGAAGCTCTACTCCTGTGAGATCTGCAACAAGATGTTCTACCGCAAAGACGTTATGCAGGAGCACCACAGGAGGCACGGTGTGG GACCAAAGCACATGAAAAGAGAGGAGCTGGAGGCCAATGGAGAAGAAGGGACCAAGTACAGGAAGGAGCCGTCCCCCTGTCCCATCTGCGGCAAG gtgttctCCTGTAGGAGTAACATGAACAAGCACCTGTTGACTCACGGCGACAAGAAGTACACCTGTGAGATCTGCGCTCGCAAGTTCTTCCGCGTGGACGTCCTCCGAGATCACATTCACGTTCACTTCAAG GACATTGCCTTAATGgatgagcaggagagagagggcTTCATCAAGAAGATCGGCATTTCAGCGGGCGACAGCGACGAGTCGGACGAcgatgaagaggaagatggtCCTGAGCACCACAAGTATAACTGCAAGAAATGTCAA CTGTCATTTGCAAAGGGCCGAGAGTACCTGAAGCACATCATGGAGCAGCACAAGGAGAGAGGCTACGGCTGCGGGATCTGTAACCGACGCTTCGCGCTGAAGGCCACGTACAATGCTCACCTGGTCATCCACAGAGAGCAGCTGCCCGACCCTGCGGTGCAGAA GTACATCCATCCATGTGAAATTTGTGGCCGAATCTTCAATAGTATTGGGAACCTGGAACGGCACAAGATCATCCACACTG GGGTAAAGAGCCACAGCTGTGACAAGTGTAACAAATCATTTGCGAGGAAGGACATGTTGAAGGAGCACCTCAGGGTCCACGATGACATCCGAGACTTCCTGTGTGCAGAATGCGGCAAAG GCATGAAGACCAAGCACGCTCTGAGGCACCACATGAAGCTTCACAAGGGCATCAAAGAGTACGAGTGTAAAGCGTGCAATCGCAAGTTTGCCCAAAAGGTCAACATGCTGAAACACTACAAGAGACATACGG GTATTAAGGACTTCATGTGTGAGCTGTGTGGAAAGACGTTCAGTGAGAGGACGACTCTAGAAACACACAAGCTCATCCACACAG TGGGTAAGACGTGGACATGTGCAACGTGCGATAAGAAGTACCTGACGGAGTACATGCTGCAGAAGCATGTGCACCTGACCCACGAGAAGGTGGAGGCCCAGTCGTGTCACCTCTGTGGGACCAAGGTGTCCACGCGGGCTTCCATGAACCGGCATCTGCGACGCAAACACCCCGAG GTGGTGTCTGTAAGAATCGATGAGTTTGATGACTTTCAGGAAACCTCGATGATTCATGATTCGTCTATCAGCATCGGGCAG CCCACTTTGTCTCTGGAAAAAGACGCAGCGCATCCGGAGAGGCCGAGCCGACCTTCCAGACACCCCAAGAAGAAGCAGAGAGTTCAGGCTGAGCCGGAGCTTTCTGAGTCCGACGAATATGTTGATTTCCCCGAGGCGAGGCACGAGCCCATGGCGGAATTCAACACCGTCATCGTCGGTGAGGAGACCGAGACGAGCTCAGCTGTGCAGAGTATCCAGCAG gTGGTGGTCCTGGCCGACTCCAGCGTTCCATCGGTCTCTTCACCCAACAGCTCAGTGGGACTGACCAACATCACCGTCACGCCCATCACCAGCCACGCCCCCGCCCAGTTCACCAGCCTGCAGCCCGTAGCCGTGGGCCACCTGACAGCCAGCGACCGGCCGCTCACCCTGGACAACTCCATCCTCACCGTCACCTTCGACACCGTCAGCGGCTCCGCCATGCTCCACAACCGGCCAGCCGAACTCGTCCCAGAGACGGTGGGCCCTGGCGGAGGCGCAGCGCCCCAGTCAGTCGCCCACTTCATCAACGTCACCACTCTGGTCAACCCCATGGGCCACCAGCTGGAGGCCCCGACTCTGGCTTGGAGGCCTGTACCGGCAGCTGAGGCAAGCCAGGTCACCGCCATGGCGGAGGGGGCTCAGGGGGAGAGTCAGGAGGCCCAGAATCAAGGCCCCGAGCCAGGCCGGCCCAACCAGAGCCAGCCGCCCACGccgcagcagcagagcagctcCGGACAGCAGATGTTCAGCTACTAG